One part of the Rutidosis leptorrhynchoides isolate AG116_Rl617_1_P2 chromosome 1, CSIRO_AGI_Rlap_v1, whole genome shotgun sequence genome encodes these proteins:
- the LOC139892150 gene encoding uncharacterized protein, whose translation MGDTSDTLISKLDFRNPLYLHPSDISSTPLIAIKLEGTKNYRVWSCAMTLALETKNKIGFIDNTCIKSTDDDILAKQWDRCNSVVLSWILNSVSEELYLGQIFSKIASEIWIDLKETYDKVDGSVVFNLHQKINSLTQNGSPLSDYYHKLNGLWKQYESIVHISQCTCKTAKELQDHNDMTKLWQFLMGLDDKYQQIRSIILTTDPLPSIKTAYATLSREESHRSSSVSNHKSQNSAFVSKTVSNSTNFNNSFQRNNM comes from the coding sequence ATGGGGGATACTAGTGATACTCTTATTAGTAAGCTAGATTTTAGGAATCCACTTTATCTGCATCCTAGTGATATTAGTAGCACTCCTTTGATTGCTATTAAATTGGAGGGAACTAAAAATTATAGAGTCTGGTCATGTGCTATGACTTTAGCACTTGAAACTAAGAATAAAATTGGATTTATAGATAATACATGTATAAAATCTACAGATGATGATATTCTTGCAAAACAATGGGACAGATGCAACTCAGTTGTATTGTCCTGGATTTTAAATTCTGTTTCTGAAGAACTTTATCTTGGTCAAATTTTTTCAAAAATTGCTTCAGAAATTTGGATAGATCTAAAAGAAACTTATGATAAAGTTGATGGCTCTGTAGTTTTCAATTTACATCAAAAAATAAATTCATTGACCCAAAATGGTTCACCATTGTCTGACTATTATCATAAACTCAATGGGTTATGGAAGCAATATGAGTCTATTGTGCATATTTCACAGTGTACATGTAAAACTGCTAAAGAGTTACAAGACCATAATGATATGACCAAATTGTGGCAATTTTTAATGGGACTTGATGATAAATATCAACAAATAAGGAGTATTATTTTAACCACTGATCCATTACCTTCTATAAAAACTGCTTATGCAACTCTTTCAAGAGAAGAATCACATAGATCTTCATCTGTTTCTAATCATAAAAGTCAGAATTCTGCTTTTGTTTCTAAAACTGTATCTAATTCTACAAATTTTAACAACAGTTTTCAAAGAAACAACATGTAA